In Spiroplasma chinense, the DNA window TCCAATCAAAATAAATATTTTTTTGGATTTCAATTAATCATAACTTAACAATATTATTATATAATAAAAAAAATTAGTAAGAGGAAAAAAATATGCATAGTTTTTTTGTTAGTAGAAAAAATGATAATACTTTTTTAATTGAAGAAAGTGACTTTCATCACATAAAAAATGTTATAAAACTAAATGTTGGAGAACAAATTTATTGTATTTTTGATCAGGAAAAATACTTATGTGAAATTAAAGATTTTTTTGATAATGAATGTTTAGCTGAAATAATTGAAATAGTAAAAGAAGATATTAAAAATATAACAATAGATCTTTATGTGGGAATTATCAGAGAACAAAAATGAGATTTTGTTTTACAAAAGGCTACAGAACTTGGGGTTACAAATATTTATCCAGTTCAATTTTCTAGAAATGTTGTTAAAATTGAAGAAAAAAAAGAAAGTAATAAAATTGAAAGATGAACTTCAATTTGTAAAGATGCTGCAAAGCAATCAAAAAGAAATAGCATCCCAAACATAAAACCTATAATAAGAAATGTAAGCAAAATTGATTCAAACTCACAAATAAATCTAGTTGCTTGAGAAGAGGTTAAAGAAGAACCTTTAAAAGCACTTTTAGAAGCCGAATTTAACTCGATAAGCATAGTAATTGGACCAGAAGGGGGTATTGACTCAAAAGAGGTGGATATTCTTCTTAAAAAAGGTTTTAAAAAGGTTGGACTAGGAAATAATATTTTAAGAGCAGAAACTGCAAGTTTATATTTGATAAGTGCAATTAAATATCAAAAAGATATTTAATTGTTTTTTTATCCGTATTGTGCAAGAAAAACCACTATTTAATATATGTTATAATAATATAAGTTTTGAGGTGAAAAATATGTTTCAAAAGAATGATTCAAAGTTAATTACATCAGATGTAAAATTGATAAATGAACAATTAAAAACTGTTGAACTTGATAAATCATTTAAAAGATTTATTGATAGAAACATATTTTTTATTAAAAAAGAACTTAAAAATTTAGCTGTTATTAAAAAAACAGGAAGTTATGCAATAGATTGTGTTTATAATTTTGACAAAGAACCAAAAATAGATCTATTGGCTATAAAATATGTAAATAAAGGTATGTATTCAGTTTATGAAGAAGAAATTGAAACAAAAGATCACTTTACAGATTGTTGAATTTGTGAAATAAATGAAGAAATTTATAAAAAACTTAAATCAAAGTATGAAGTTGTAGAAGAAATTAAAGTTAATTGAAATTCAAAGAAATATAAAATTTATCCTGATTCAAAAGAGACGGTTGAACACAGAGATTCAATTAAAATAGACTTTTATAAAGATGATAAAATTGGTTTTTCTATCGTTATTAGAACTGGATTAACTCACGCAGATTATCCACCAATTTTATGTTTTAAAAATACTTACGAAACAACAAATGCAGTAGAATTTGTAAAAACTTACTGAACTTTAAATAAATTAACAATAAGAAAACTTGAAATACTATTTTTCTATATCAGACTTAATTTTAGAAGAGGTTTTAGTAATGAACAACGCTTAATGATGAAAATAATGGTAATGAGTGATTTACAATATCAATTAACAAAGAATAATATATTTCAAGAATGATTAACTCACTCTTTCAAATATTTATTTCCCAATCTTAAGGTAATTGATAGTTTATTTGAATCTAAAAATATTTATTATAAAAAACAAAAATTGTTTGAAAAATTATATAAATCATTTAGATTGAAAAATCTAAATTGGGTATTTCACAATACTTATTTAAGTACAAAAGATTTTCTGGATAAATACTTGCCTTTATGTAAAGAATGAGTAGCTGAAAAGAAATATTTAAATGAACCTATGTATTTTTGATATGATACAAATCCATATTTAAAAAATACATCTGGAAGCTCAAATTACACTATGAAAAAACAGGCAAAAAAATATGATGATTTAGAAATGTCTATTCATTCAAAAAATGTTTATCCAAGTGATAATGATATTGGTGTATTTTTGGTATTTTTAAGTTTTTATCAATTTAAAATTCAAAATAACAAAGAGGAGGAATAGTATGTCAAAGATTAACATGATTAATAATTTTGTAATAGCTGTGAATAAAAATATTCCTCTAGATAGCAAAATTAATGAATCTATTAAAGAAACTTATGAAAAGTTTAAACAAATATTAAAAGATTCTGAATATTCAATCAAAAAACTTGGAGATTTTAAATATAAAAGTTTTTACAGTAAATCTAAAGTGATTAATCTTGATTTAGCAATTGTTAAGTATTTTCCAATAGCTGGTTTTAAACACCAAAAATTTAGTGAAGATATTTTAGAACTTTTTAAACAAATGCCTATAAAATATAAAATCAAAAAATATCCTAATTACATTTCTGTTTATTGAAGTGAAAAAGGAATTGAGTATAATTTTAGATTTATTTTAATGGTAAGAAAATTAGAGCAAGGTTTTGAAATAGATTATGTTAATAGAAATGGAATAGTGCAAGATGATTGAGCACTTCAAGTAACAGAAGCTTTTTGTACTGCCAATAAAATAAGTGGGGGTACTTTGTTTAAAGTAAAAAGAGTTTTAAATTATATTTTAAAAGATGAATTTTCATATACTTATAATTTAGACTACAGTTTACTTTCATGATTCTATGAATATTTTTCAAGAAGTTTAAACAGTTTTATAGATCAAAAATATAATATTGAGAAAAAAGAGTTACAAGTTGAGAATTTTTCTAAAATAAAAAACTTGAAGTTATGATTCTCAAAACATGTAAATATTAATAATTTATATTTCTTTATTTTTTCAAAACTTCAAAGTATAAATACATATTATTACTCAGAAATAAGTTTTGAAAATTATGAGATTTTTGCAGATATTTCAAGATATTCTTTAAATACTAATTCAAATTTTGCATTACCTTCAAGTTTTTTTAAAGATATAAGAATATTTGATTTACAAAATTTTGATGACTTAACTTTTATTCAGACTAATTGCGGAAATGAATTTGGTTATTCTAAAATAGCTTGAGATAAAGCAAGAAACGAAGATAAAAGATACTTTGTAAGTCCTTGTATAGTTACAGGAATTTCAAATTTTGCAATGTTTAGAAAATGATTTACAAAATTAAGCGAAGAACTTTATTCAAAATTATCAACCGGTTTAAAAGAAGAGATTAAGTCTACAAAACAAAGAGAAGCTATGGAAGAGTTAAATATGTTAGCTCATAATTGACTATCAAGTTACATATCAAAAACAAGATATTTAAAACCTTATTTTGATGCTAAATATCCATTTGCAGGAAATAGTGATTTTGAAACTATTTTAAAAATGATAACAACAACCTTGGACAAAATTGATGAACAAAGTTGAATAATGGAAAATGATAATTAAAAAAACAGTTCAATTTGAACTGTTTTTATCATTTTTCTTCATCCACAACTTTGTTTTTCAAGATTTCAGTACGTTTTTTAACATAATCTTTTTCAACTTTACCAATGTGGTGGTAAAGGTCACGACTGGCTTTAATACGTAATTTTTTTAACTCTTCATCACAGAAAACTCATGTTAACCAAACTATGTGAAAGTGTCTTAAATATTTTAATTCTCTTTCATCATACATTTCATAACTTAATGATTGTGCTTCTTTTTGAGCAAAATCTACTCATTTTTGTGGATCAATATTTTGGTCGTAGGCTTCTTTTGCAAGTTCTTGGTAACTCAAAGCTTTTTTAACAATTATATCCTCTAATGATTGAAGTGTATTTGCAATTTCAGTAACGATTGCTTGGTCAAATTCATCATAAGAGTTAAATTGGTGTTTTGAAAGATAAAACATTTTAACACTCAAGTTACTTACTTGGTTTCCACCACTACCTAGATGTTCTCTCTCTGAGATAATTTTAAATTCGTTTTCAATTTCCTTATAAAAATCTGATTTAATACGCATATCTTAACACCTCTTTTTTTTTTTTTTTTGCTTTTCAGTTTAATCTAAATAGATTATAGCACAAAAACTAGCATTTTTCCCTTTAACCTGTGTGTCAATTATGTTAATCTATTTAGAGGGGGAATTATAAATGGAAAATAAATCAGGAATTTTTTTAGTTAATAAGCCCCAAGGGATAACATCAAATGATTTAATTCAAAAAATTAAACGTAAGTTTAATGTTAAGAAAATTGGTCATGCAGGAACCCTTGATCCTTTAGCAACAGGTTTAATGGTAGTTTTAGTTAATCAAGCAACTAAAGTATCAAATTACTTGTTAAGTAGTGATAAAACATATGTTGTAGAAATGCAACTTTTCAAAGAAACAGACAGTGGTGACATTACTGGAGAAGTTACAAACGAACAAGAATTTGAAAAAATTAACAAAAAGGATGTTACAGAATTGGTAGAAAAATATAATGGATATATGTATGAACAATATCCACCAATTTATTCTGCTGTAAAAGTAAAGGGTAAAAAACTTTATGAATATGCAAGAAAAAATGAAGAGGTAGAAATTAAATCAAGAACAGTAACTATTAAAAGTTGTGAACTTGTTGATTTCAACCAAAAAAAAGGTACAGTAAAATTAAAAGTTCTTTGTAGTAAAGGAACTTACATTAGAAGTCTTGTAAAAGACTTTGCAAAAGACTTAAATACAATTGCAACAGTTGCTACTTTAGACAGAGTGTCATCAGGCAATTTTGATGTTAGTCAAGCTAAAAACATAGAAGAAATAGAATGAGATGATCTAATCTCTATGTATGATGGTTTAATGCAAAATGAACATACCTTAGTTGAATACCACAATGTAAAAGATATTATGCAAGGAAAAGCAATTAACTTAAATACCAAAAATGTGCCAGTTGTATTTGTGATTGATGACAAAAAAACAGTTTTAGCTATTTACAAGTGAGTAGCACACGATCTTTATACATGTCAAAGAGGACTTTGAGATGAAAAGAATATGGAAAATTTAACAGAAGCCGAAAGGGAAATTTAATATGCTTAAAAAAAATCTATATATTGTTGAAAATGAATTTAAACAAGACAAGAAACCATACGTTGTTTGTATAGGTTTTTTTGACGGATTACATAAAATTCACAATGAAATTATTGAAAAAACAAAAGAAATTGCAGAAGAACAAAACGAAGCGTGATCGGTTATAACTTTTTCAGAAAAAGTAACCGATTATTTAAATAATGTAAACAATAACATTCAATCAAAAGTTATAAAATATAAATTAATCGAATCAAGATTTAATCCAAATTATCTATTTGAAATTCAAGTTAATGAATCAACAACTAAAAAAACAAAAGAAGAGTTTATAAATTATTTAAAAAATACTCTTTGCGTTCAAAAAATAGTAGTTGGAAGTGATTTTAAATTTGGATTTAAAGGTTTAGGAACTGTTGAAGATTTAAAAGAAGCTTTTGGTGAAGAAAATGTAATCATTTTTGAAAGAGATTTACATTATTCAACTACAGAATTAAAAGAACTTTTAGAAAATGGACAAGTTGAAGTTTTAAACCAAAGAATTGGCACAAATTTCAAATTATTTGCTAAAAAAAATCCATTTGATGGAGACGAATCATTTGGGGTTATTGATATGTATTCAAAAATTCAAAATGGTAACTATGAAGTTTTGGTAGATGGAACAAAAAGAATAGCTCAATTTGAAAATAATAAAATATTTTTTAAAGAATTTGTAGTTAAACCAAATATCGAGATTGAAATGATTAAAAAACTTTAATAATTTATTAATTTTAAATTGTATTTGATATTTGAATACTATATACTCTTTTTGTATTGATGTTTATACGTTGCATAAATTTTTCCCTTAAAATTTATGCTTTGTTTAGACAAATGCAATCAAAAGAAAATTATAAAGGGAGAAAACACATGGTTTCAAAAAGACAAAAAACTGAAATTATTGGTACATTTGGATCAAATGCAAATGATACTGGTAAAGCAGAAGTGCAAATTGCATTATTAACAACTAACATTGCTAACTTAACAGAACACTTAGCAATTCACAAAAAAGACATTACTTCAAGAAGAAGTTTATTAAAAAAAGTTGCTCAAAGAAGACACTTACTAAACTTTTTACTTAAAAAAGATGTTGAAAGATATAAAGCAATTATTGAAAAATTAGGAATTAGAAAATAATAAAACCCCATTAAATGGGGTTTTATTTTTTTTATAAACCATAAAGTGATTGATTGGGTGAAAAAAAAGTGATTTTTAGTGTATAATAAATTTATGTTTAGATACTTATCTATGTAGTTTCTAATCAAAAAAAATGTTTTACATTAGAAAGATGGTGCGAAATATGGCAACAAAAAAAGGACCTGAAAAAGCAGCTGTTAAAAGAGCTGCTTCGAATGCAAAGAGATCACAACATATTCAAACTAGAAAAAAAAGTTCTGATCCAAAACCAAATAAAATCGTAAATAAAGCTGTTAAATTAACAGAGGGACAAGAAAAATTTATTTGAGAAAAAGCAGAACCAGTTTCAGCTACTAACTCAGCAATTTATAGAAAAGATGTTGCAGGAGCAATCCTAAAACATTCAGAATACGGGTTAGAGTCTGAATTTGGTTGAGTTTACGCTTTAGCTGATCCAGAAGGTGAACAAGATGATGTAAACAACGTAGTTGCACTTCACTGAATGAACTCAAAAGTTAAACGTAAATCAAAAGAAGCTTGAACTGCAGTTGTTACTGGAGCTAGAGAAACTAGAGAAATGTATAACTATATGAAAGATACTAAAATTGCAGGGGACGCATTAGAAAAAGCAAGAAAAACTGTTTTATTCCAACCATCAGTTGTTGAACCTAAAAAAATCAACATTGAAATTAGAAGAGCGCCTTCAAGCAAAAAATAATAAAAAAATATCTCTTAGGAGATATTTTTTTATTGTTCTTATTAAGATATAATAATATTGTCCTTCGGGACACCAAGAATATTTGTTATTCTTTACGTTTGCGTGAGTGTTTAAAACCGCTCTATAAATTAGTATTTCCTATCTCATGCATTTGATAGCGGGTGGAAATATTTTTATTTTTAAGATTTTTAATAATTCTAAATATTTTAAAAATGAAAATATGAGGTGTGATAACAAAATGAAAAAACTGGTTGTAATTGTGGGTCCAACAGCATCTGGAAAGACAGATCTTTCAATTAAAATAGCCAAAGAATTTGATGGAGAATGCATTAATGCAGATTCTACACAAATTTTTCAAGGTACAGATATTGCTACAAATAAAGTTACCAAGGAAGAAATGAAAGGGGTAAAACATCATTTACTTTCAACTATGAAAGTAAATGAAAGTTACTCTGTAGCTCAGTTTCAAAAAGAAGCTAGAGAAATAATTGAAACAATCAAAGAACAAAATAAATTACCAATAGTTGTTGGAGGAACTGGTTTATATATTAACGCCTTAGTTATGAATTATAATTTCCCAACAAACACTCATACAGAAGGATATATTACACAATTTGATGATCTTTCAAATGAACAACTTTGAGAAAAACTTAACCAAATTGACAGAAGAGCTGCTAAGATTATTCACCCAAATAATCGTTATAGAGTAATTCGTGCTTTGGAAATTATTGAATTAAATGGTTTAAATAAAAGTGATATAATAAAAGACAACAAGACTTACTTTTATGATGATTTAATCATCATAGGTATAAATCCCCAAAGAGAACTACTTCATAACAGAATAAATCAAAGAGTTTTGAAGTTAACTGACAAAGGATTATTTTCTGAAATTGAAAAAGCTTGATTAGATAACAAAAAAAATGAAAAGGCCCAGGCTTTAAGATGCATTGGGGGGCCTGAAATTATTTCTTACTTAAAGGGAGAAGTTGATTACGAAACAACTATTAGTTTAATGCAAAGAAATAATCGAAGATATGCTAGAAGACAAATAACTTGGTTTAAAAATCAATTTGAAGATGTAAAATGATTTACACATGATTATGACAATTTTGACAAAATGTGTGAAGATGTATTATTATATTTAAAACAAGTTTTATAAAGATAGGCGGTAATTTTATGATTTCAATTTATGAAAGAATAGAAAATTTAGTAAAAGATAACAGAAATACAACATTTAAACAAATAGCAAAACAAATATTAGATGACTTTAATGTGGGAGTGTTTAAAAGTCAAAATGAATTAGCAGACGTGTGTTACGTTTCTATGTCAACAATAACACAATTTGCAAAAGCAGCTCTTTGTGAAGGATACAAAGAATTGGCAATTAGATTAAAAATAGAATATGAAAATGCTTTAATTTCTTCTCCAACACAAAAAAATATTAACTATGATAAAGTTGATACTAATTCTATGGAAGTGTTGACAGGTTGAGCAAAAGATCAAAGTGATTTTATTTTACAATTAGCATCTGAAATCAATAAGGTTAGAGAAATTTGAATAGCTTCATCATTCCAAAGTATGAATGTAGCAAAACACTTAAGAGATATTTTAACAAACCAAGGTATTGATGTAAAAGTTATGGACAGTTCAATCAATTTAGAAGTTGCAAGACATGTTGACTTCACAGATAAGTTGGTTTTAGTGTTATTAACAGGGAGAGATACATTAACACTTTCAAGAATTTTAGAATTCTTAGCAACATTAAGTAAAAATGTTTTTATCGTAACAACTTTAAATCATTTAACAGAACTTCCAGAAGTTAAAGAATGAAAAAAAAGTATTATCAATTACAACTTAAGTAGTGATTACAAGTATAGAACTTTTGCATTATTTAGTTTATTCTTGCTATTGGCTGAGAAAATTGACAATACACCAAAAATAAAATAAAAAAAATTAAATTTTTTTAAAAAAACTATTGCAATACAATTTAATATAATATATTATTTCATTGTATTCATTTGCGGGTGTAGTTTAATGGTAGAACTTCAGCCTTCCAAGCTGACTGTGAGGGTTCGATTCCCTTCACCCGCTCCAATAAAGAATTCAAAACCTCTAACGAGGTTTTTTTTATTTTAGTTTATTATATATATTAGAGGTGAAATTATGGAAAAAGAAAATATGTGATTAGAGTTTAATAAACAAAGAACAGATTTTTGAATTAGCTCACTTTTTATTTTGATAGAATCTTTAGCTC includes these proteins:
- a CDS encoding RsmE family RNA methyltransferase — its product is MHSFFVSRKNDNTFLIEESDFHHIKNVIKLNVGEQIYCIFDQEKYLCEIKDFFDNECLAEIIEIVKEDIKNITIDLYVGIIREQKWDFVLQKATELGVTNIYPVQFSRNVVKIEEKKESNKIERWTSICKDAAKQSKRNSIPNIKPIIRNVSKIDSNSQINLVAWEEVKEEPLKALLEAEFNSISIVIGPEGGIDSKEVDILLKKGFKKVGLGNNILRAETASLYLISAIKYQKDI
- the truB gene encoding tRNA pseudouridine(55) synthase TruB; its protein translation is MENKSGIFLVNKPQGITSNDLIQKIKRKFNVKKIGHAGTLDPLATGLMVVLVNQATKVSNYLLSSDKTYVVEMQLFKETDSGDITGEVTNEQEFEKINKKDVTELVEKYNGYMYEQYPPIYSAVKVKGKKLYEYARKNEEVEIKSRTVTIKSCELVDFNQKKGTVKLKVLCSKGTYIRSLVKDFAKDLNTIATVATLDRVSSGNFDVSQAKNIEEIEWDDLISMYDGLMQNEHTLVEYHNVKDIMQGKAINLNTKNVPVVFVIDDKKTVLAIYKWVAHDLYTCQRGLWDEKNMENLTEAEREI
- the rpsO gene encoding 30S ribosomal protein S15 translates to MVSKRQKTEIIGTFGSNANDTGKAEVQIALLTTNIANLTEHLAIHKKDITSRRSLLKKVAQRRHLLNFLLKKDVERYKAIIEKLGIRK
- the miaA gene encoding tRNA (adenosine(37)-N6)-dimethylallyltransferase MiaA, coding for MKKLVVIVGPTASGKTDLSIKIAKEFDGECINADSTQIFQGTDIATNKVTKEEMKGVKHHLLSTMKVNESYSVAQFQKEAREIIETIKEQNKLPIVVGGTGLYINALVMNYNFPTNTHTEGYITQFDDLSNEQLWEKLNQIDRRAAKIIHPNNRYRVIRALEIIELNGLNKSDIIKDNKTYFYDDLIIIGINPQRELLHNRINQRVLKLTDKGLFSEIEKAWLDNKKNEKAQALRCIGGPEIISYLKGEVDYETTISLMQRNNRRYARRQITWFKNQFEDVKWFTHDYDNFDKMCEDVLLYLKQVL